The Tursiops truncatus isolate mTurTru1 chromosome 20, mTurTru1.mat.Y, whole genome shotgun sequence DNA window CTTTGTGACACTTAGTACCGTGTTTTTAAGAACAGATAAATTGGTTTCAAATGTGTTAGAGGATCTTTTGTACTGAGGTTTTTAAAACCCTTTTCTTGTCAGCTTTACTAGGGTTTACCAAGCCTGGATCGGACAGGCCAGTAAACGGTCCACAGGCGCTGTCCCTTCAGGCCCCCCAAACAAGGGTGTCTTGATGCTGAACCTACCTGGTGTTGCCCTAACTTGTCAGTGCCCGTTGCAAAAAGCATCTTCCTGTGCCATATGGAGCGACAGAGGCCTGCGCCCCATGCCTTGCTGCCTgcaaagcaaaaacacaaaacaaacaactgCCTTTCATTTCTGAACCTTGAGAAATATTTCAGCCAGATACTAACTTGGCTGGCTGAGCAAAGCCTGCTGCTCCCACGCAGAGGGAGGCTTCGCTGTGCGCTCAGACTGACGAACTCCAGGTGGTGAAGCAGGGGTGGGGACCACATGGAAGTGGGACTTCCTGGTGAAgggaccccccctcccccccgccccgggggcAGTGCTCTTCTTAGATAACTTGAAGCTGTGTGCATGATGCTGGTGCTTGACCATGAAAGAAAGTCTCATCCTTAAAACGTGTTGTACTTCACAATCCTGGACTGTTGCTTAAAGTAAACAATGTACAAATTTTGAAACACTGTGTCCTGTGTCATCTTTTTGAGATTGTTTCAGGAGTTCTACTTGCttagttgcttttttctttgttactaTCAACCTTGTTGCCCAATGATTTGATGAGCCATTAAAGTTAAAACACACTAAGGAAGGCCCAGAGAGAAGTGGGCTTCTCTCTAAAGAAAGCAGCTTTCAAGTCAGAGAGCACGAGTTCAGAAtgccaaaatgaaaattaatggcTCTCTGGTAATAAAATACAGGAATAATATGGATAATTGGTATCCAAAATAATTATTAGCCAATACCCTTCACACTCTTCTACCACCTACCCTCCTGTGCTGGGTGCTAACATTCAAAATTTCAAGTCCTCTCATGCCTGTAGGGTGCTTCTCAATGGTGGGTGGTCAGAGAAGAAGGCTCCAAAGGAAGGGTCCACGTAGATAGAAGGGGACAGGGTCATCTGAGTCCTCTCAAGTGATACAGGAGACAGAAGATGGGAGAAAGCTCACTAGGTGCTAGGCAGAAAGTTCCAGACCAACATGCTATATTAAGTGTCCATTGGGCACTGTAAATCGGCTTTTTAGGTCTAGCTGTGCTACCGACCAGCTATGTGCCTTGGGCTTGTCATTTGGGAGCTCAGGTTCCTAACTTAAAAGTAAGACTTTTGAATGAGGTCACCTCTAAAAACCTTCCCATGACTGAAATGACTCAAACCTAGTGTGTAACCACCAGCTATTCTGACTTACTGGGCATGTCTTTGGGAAGAATAAGGGTGACCATAGGTTGTGGAGGTGTTAAGTGTTTCTCCCTTACTGTGTAAAGTATTTGCAAAATGGAAAATCAACAGCTGTGCTACACAGTCTTTCCAGGTTCACCAGAACAGGTTAGCCCTACCAATCACCTGAGTTACGGTTTGTCATGACTTCAGAGAGAGGGAACCTGCACCCTTCTCTCTCAGTAATGGTGGAGCTCCTGGGCAAGAGAGGTCCCTGATTTGTGTCACAACTTGTAACTTGGCTTTAGTTTTTTATTCTGTGAAGGTAAGTGCCTAGCCTAAAGATGTTCTGCCAGTCATTTTGGTACTATTACAGATTGTAGAAAGTTCTATGTAAACATGTTTGctaagggtgttgaattttccaGTTAGAAAGCTTAGGGTTTAGAAGATGAAGTTGAATGATCTTAAAATGATGACGATGGCAGAAGAATCAGCATTTTGTTGACAGTGTGGACTTTTTACACAGTTATGTGTCTCAAGTGGCTTGGTGTTTACTGCTGATGTCTATTCTACGtctttagcattttaaaattagatcgCCAGGCTCTCCTTCCTTATGCTTCTGTTCCATTGGGTTTAGACATATTGGGGTGCTGAGGTGGGGAACTACAGGAAGATGGGTCACTTACTCAAATCTGAACCTAGTCTGTAggtaaatatatttacatgtagtCAGGAAATTGTGTGAAATCTACAAAAAGGAGAGTCCACAAAACTTAGCAAAATGCTCAGCAATTTCTAGAGGGGATGGAGCTGCCGATCCTAGAGACCTGTCAGGTCCACGGAAAGGACTGTCCCGACTACCTGAGCCTGGTGGAAAAATCGCCTCTTCCAGGTGGAACTGGATGTTTAAAGCAGATGCTCCCATGTTTCACGCCAACTCTGGTTTATGAATTCGTCTCTGAGGAGCTCTGCTCACACGAACCAGTTGTCTTCAGCAGATTCATTCACTTCTAACCGTTCCTGGGAGTCCCCGTGATTCGGGCCGTGGGTTGGCGCTGCCGTGACGGGGCGGAAGCTCTGCTCCGGTCCCCACAGCAGGGTGCGCAGCAGGTATGGCGTCTCAGGTTTAAGGAGGCTTGACTCCTTGTTAGACGACGCTTCCCAGTATTTAGGATAGTCCCTCCTGTCGGGCCCCTGGAAGTTCTGCCCCGAGTAACATTCGGGGTGAGCGAGGACGTCTGCTACAGCGTGGAAGGCTGCTGATGTGCACGTAGGTGCGTTCTCAGACCAGAAAGCAGCCCAAGCCATCGCcacgccgccccccacccccccgaaaCGGGGCTGCCCATGCAAATCAGCCGCAGTCGGGCCCGCCCACCCCACGGCTCCGGAAGCTGCAGTCCCCTCGCCCAGCTCCGCGCGGCGGTTCCCGGGGCCACATTTCCGCCGGGCCGCCTGCCTAGCTGCGATGGCGTTGCAGATGGCTGCGCGGCGCGGGCGGCCAGTGCGGGTGCTGGTGGACATGGACGGCGTTCTGGCGGATTTCGAGGCCGGCCTCCTGCGGGGCTTCCGCCGAAGCTTCCCCCGGGAGCCGTACGTGCCGCTGCAGGAGCGCCGCGGCTTCCTCGCCCGCGAGCAGTACCGAGCCCTGCGCCCGGACCTGGCGGTAgggagcggggggaggggggggcgggggggcggcagCGCGGGGCCGCCCTGGAGCGGGGAGCCCCGACCCCACAGGACACCTGGGAGCGGGGAGACCTCCCCTTGGGTCAGGACTGTCTCTGCTCCATGTCCAGTGACACCTTCCTGTTTAAAATTAACAAAGCTCTCACTTCAGAATCCACAGTTCACCTCAGGACTAGACAGTCTGGGGGAGTACTTACCCCTGAACAAAGTCCTCTACCTGAGACTCTGATTTGGGGACCGAAGCGCCCCAGGAACTTCACTTTGAGAGTCCTCGCTGGGGCTGGAGAGGTCTGCTGGGATCAGAGCCAGGACAGGAACACTGTATCTTTCAGGACAAAGTGGCCAGTGTGTATGAAGCCCCAGGCTTTTTCCTAGACTTGGAGCCCATCCCTGGAGCCTTGGAAGCAATGCGGGAGATGAATGACATGCAGGAGTGAGgaagggcggggagggggggggtggggagcaggcgCTGGCATCACCCTGTCTaacggcccccccccccccccccgcagcacCGAGGTCTTCATCTGCACCAGCCCTCTGATGAAGTATGACCACTGTGTGCACGAGAAGGTGCGGCTGCCCCAGCATTTCACCCGCAGACTTAGGCTCCTAAGCCCTGGTCTTTTAAAGAAAGCGGCAGAAACACAGAcagtcgggggtggggtggggggtagaggGGAGCCCTCTCTCTCATGAGCTGCTGTAGACCCTCCCTCACACATACTTGCTCACTGGCCCTGAATTCAAGGGCCCATCAGGCCCTACTGAGCCACCTATGCCCACCTCACAGTACCGCTGGGTGGAGAAGCACCTGGGGCCCCAGTTTGTGGAGCGCATTATCTTGACGAGGGACAAGACGGTGGTCTTGGGGGACCTGCTCATTGATGACAAGGACACCATTCAAGGTAGGAGCCCTTTTCCCTAGCAACCTCCAGGCATCTAGCCTGATGGAATTAGGGAGAGGGAGTAAAAATAACCAGATTACAGAGTGTATCCCTGCCTTCCTCCCGTGTCCTATCCCAGGCCAAGAGGAGACCCCAAGCTGGGAGCACATCTTGTTCACCTGCTGCCACAACCAGCACCTGGCCCTGCCCCCCCCACGGAGACGGCTGCTCTCCTGGAGGGACAACTGGAAGGAGATTCTAGACAGCAAGCGGGGAGCCCTGCAGCGGGACCGAACCGGCCTGGGGCCGCCCCAGGAATAAGGCGAGGGGCCATGGCCGTGGACAGTAGCtgaaggaagggaaggcagaCCAGCAGGGAGCCCAGGCAGAACTGAGCGACAGGGCAGCATCATGGCAATGACCCCTCAGCACTGTGCCAGCCACCTGAACCCTCCTGGCAGAGCTGGCCTGGAAACATGGTGGGAAAATCAGgaaactttttaataaaacacTTTGGCTCACTGCTCTCTTATGGCCTTTTATTTGGGGGAAGCGAAGGGACAGGAGCCCCACAGGGGCAGCTGGGACAGAGGCCAATGAGGAGGCCTTCGCCTCCCTCCCTCTCGTCTCCTTAGTCTATTAGTTCCATAGTCTGCCCACCTCCACGTCCACCTGGAAACCATTCCTCTTGAATCTGCCTTTCCTTGGCCATGTAAGAGGTCAtccttgggctttcctggtggcgcagtggttaagaatctgcctgccagtgcaggggacacgggttcgatccctggtccaggaagatcacacatgccgtggagcaactgcgccacaactactgggcctgtgctctagagcccgcgagccacaactactgagcccacgtgccacaactactgaagcctgcgcgccctacagcccgtgctctgcaacaagagaagccactgcaatgagaagcctgtgcaccccaatgaagagtagcccctgcttgctgcaaccagagaaagcccgcgcgcagcaacaaagacccaacgcagccaaaaataaataaaattttaaaaaagaaaaaaaaagaggtcatccTTAAGGGAGGCCAGGACCTTCCACTGCTCCTGAACCCCACCTTTCCAAGGGGGCCCACACCCCTTCCCCCGTGCTGAGCAGCTGACACTAGACTCTGAGCCATTCGCTTGCTGTCAGTATCTGGTCCCATCTCCCTCGAGCACCTCTCTTACTTGCATCCCTGAAGCCAGCCTGAGACAGATTTCCAGGGACAGggacccccaccaccaccacctcactAACCCTGATGGCAGAGAAGGCAGGCCAGGGCTTCCAGGCAGGTACCATGGGGTGGCGAAGGGAAAAGACAACAGCTCGTAGAGTTTGTGCCTGTATTCTAATGTGTCACCCTCATGGCCTCCGTCTTAATGCCTGATGGCCATGTTAACAGTCACTGGGCTGCGACACTCAATATCAGGAACCACGTCTTCGTCTTTGAAGCCCTAACATGGTCCCTGGCTGATAGGCCTGTGTAGATAAACAGTTAATCCTGGGCCACAGAGTTCTCCAGGCCAGCATTCACCATGCCCAACACCCAGCCTGGAGAGCTTGCAGGACAGGTACCTGGCCTCCACAGCAGTGGACACAACACTTCCCCAGCTTCCCAGGGCCCCGAAATACTTTTAACAACAAGGCTTCTCATTTCTATTTCTCAGAATTACTCCCAACACTTCTGTTAAGGTATGATGCCTGTTTCCTCAAGCTCAGGCAATTCTCCTAAGCCCCAGGTCCAGCTGTTCCTCAGGAGAAACACCATCTGCAGAGCCTCTGGGTCTAGGGACCTGCTGCTTCTCACACGAGGGTGACAGCTCGGTGGCGGGGTGGGCCAGGAGGCAGGACCTTCGCCTCTAGCTGGCTGAGAGCGTCAGCCTGTCAAAACGGCACCCTTCAATTTCCTTCTCCACGTGTCTCAAAGTCTGGCTTCCTCACTCATCTCCTGGTGCCTTTCACACAGTGTAAACACCTGTCCCACTGGGAAAACTCGCCTTTAAAGGGGCTGACAAAGCACCATCTGGGGAGAACGTGCACAGTGGGGGCTCTGCTGCTCCCACTTCCTGAGTCCCCACCGGGATTCTGGTCTTGTCTCTGGCAGTGCCGGTGCCGCGGCCTGAGGGCTCCTTGGATCAGGGCTGCTGCGGGGCCTCAGTCCTTGGTAGTGGGATCCCCAGGGCAGAGTGAGCCCGCCGGCTGCGGGCTTCGGCCACCTGGCTGGGGGAGCAGAAGTCTTCCAGGAAGATCTGGGCCAGGTTCCGGAGCCTCGCGTTGGCTGAGAGGGAGAAGCGCACCATGCACTGGACCACGGGCGTGGCGGTCAGCTCAGGGTGGGAGCCGGAGCCCGGCGAGCTCAGGTACATGATCGTGGTCACGGCGGACAGCACGGTCTCCTCGTTGGGACTGGACAGGCAGTCGATGATGAGTGGGACACCCCCAGTCTGCAGGATGTGCTCCTTGTTGGCCCTGTCTGAGCACAGGTTACAGAGGCCTCCTGGGGAAGAGCAAGGTGAGTCTGGATGCCTTAGCCCTGGgcctccttccatctttcctccgCCCACTGAGTCCCAGGGAAGGCCCAGGCCTGAGAAGGTGGCCCAGGGACAAGGGATCCCAAGTCTATTCTGATCTCCAGCCCTCCCTTTCCAGATTCCAGAAAGGCCTGCCTGCCCTCCACTGCCCAACCTTCTGGAAGTGGGCACTGATCCCTTTCCCTCCTGGTTCAGCCAGCTCAATGACTGAtaggctttcctttttttttttttaagtagaaaacatAAAACCCACAGTGTATCATCACTTTAGAAGAATTAAGAAATATAGGTaaggtgatggtttcacaggtgtacaCATGTCAATACTTATCAAGTTATACTCTTTAAGTATGTAAAGCTTATTAtgtgccaattatacctcaataaagctgtcaaaAATATTAGAAGTCAAAATATAAACCATCTTAATCCTACCACCCATTTAACATGTTTTTCATCCCACAATTTTTCAATATGTgactacatataaatatttaataacaacGTGATACTCGTTTTGTAAGCCAGCTGTTTTCATTTAACCATGTCCTGTGAACATTTCTCCACGCCAATAAATCTACAATCATGGCATCATTTAATAGCTGTTCAGTCCACCATTTTATGGAAACAGCATAATTGAGAGTTTAAAGCATTTCAGCATCATTCCCACATCACTATTGCTAGGAATCTGGGGgacaaaagaaaaggacagagtGAGAGACCCGTGGCTCTGGATCTAAGAACCACTGCTCAGGTAAGATGCCCAGACCCCTCATTCTCTCCCGTCACGCCTAAAGCACTAGATGTGGGAAGCTGATTTTCGTGGGTCCTGAGTGAGCTTCCTGCCATCAGGGCACCCTCACCCTTAGGTTCCTACTCCAAGTAGAGAACGAACTTCTAGCTCATTTGCATAACATGGCCGACCAGTACTGAGTGTCCAATCAGGAGTGAGTTACAGCCCACCCACTTCCCCGGCATCTCTAGAAACAAGCAAAGGGGGGACCTCCCCACACGCCCGGCAAAACCCAACTAGGACCTCTTTCCCAGCAAGAGGGGACAGGTGCAGGGAAGTGGCGCAGGCCTGGCAAAGATCTCCGCCTACTCCAGGTAGGTACAGCCACCCCTTCCCTAgcagtacctgggtagggaaacaTTTTACCCATTCAGCCTCCAAGGACTTCCCACTGCAAAGATCCTTCTGGGATCTTTGCATGGTGCCACCCTCTTGCTAGTAACCAGCACGTCACTGCTCCGTGGCCAGTGTGGTTTCCCTGGAGTACCCCATTAGCCGCTGCCTGCCACATCCAGGCACGTCCCTCATCACCTGTCTCACTGTCTTCATATGCTTAGAACTCTGAGAAACCTTCGTGGAATTTTCTTGCTCACTGACTGCTGAGCCCCGCTAGAAGCTACTGTGTCATGAGGTCAACACCTAGGCTgtcttgggatttccctggtggtccagtggttaagactccacgttcccaatgcagggggcctgagtttgatgcctggtcagggaactagatcccacatgctgcaactaagagcccacacaccgtaactaaagatcccgcacgcgaAAACGAAGAGCCCCCGTGCCGcaagcctaattaattaattaattttaaaaaaagacctaggCTGTCTTATTCCCAAGACTTCCTGGGTTTCTGGCACAGGGGGCGCTCCGCAAATGTTTGCtggaaggattttaaagcagtgaGCAGGGAAAAGGGCTGCACTGCAGAGGGTCGGGAGGCTGGATGGACTGGCTCCCTGGGACCCTGTGCAGTTGGACATCTGCAGTTCTGAGGGACGGAAGAGGCCGAGTGGTGCTCCTGAACCGAGGAAGATGGGCAGCAGGGGACGGACTCCAGGCACTGATGGAGAGGTCCCTCCCAGTGTCCACCTCAGCACCCATTCACCCCAGTGGAGCCCTTAGCACAGCCTGGGGTCATCCTGCCGACTACCTTCTTTACTTGCTGTCTGTCCCCCCATCACTGGGCACCACAGGGTAGTAATTTACCTCTGTATTTCCGGAGCCTGCAACTGAGGATTCTCGCTGGACACATGCTAGGAACATGACTGAACCCCACGAAGAGTTACCACCACCCCCATTTAAGGGAAAGAACCTGAGGCTGTTGAGTAACTTGACCAAAGTCCCAGAAGATGGGGAGCTCTTTGCTACTCCCGTGGGAAAGGGTGTCCCTTCAGAAACCACAAGGACAACTAATCCTACCACGGGCAGATGCCAGGCTCAGCCAGGAACAGGGGCAAGTAGAAATGCTGtggcacaactgctgagcccgcgcgcctagagcccgtgctccgcaacaagacaagtcactgcgatgagaagcccgcgcactgcaacgaagagtagcccccgctcaccacaactagagaaagcccacgcgcagcaacgaagacccaatgcagccaaaaataaataaataaaagatgtcaCCTCTTCTAAGAGCCTTCCATGACCACCCTAATCAGTCCCTCTCCCCAAGAGGCCCTCCCCTCACCACCTTCACTTCTTTTCTTCAtaccaaggaagaaaaaaagaaaaagtaaaaaagcaaaagaagaaaatattcatagaTTCTGACAGaggactcatatccagaatatataaagcatTCCTATCAataaaagatgaacaacacaataaaaacaGTGAGCAAAAGACTTCGATAAACTCTGCACAAAAGGgtcaatatatgaaaatgtgctcaacattccttatcagagaaatgaaaattaaaaccacaataaaaggccactacacacctatcataatggctaaaacaaaaaaatactaagTGATACTAAGTGTTGGCGGGGAGGGAGCAGCACCGGAACTCTCGTATGCTGGCGGTGAGGAGTGGAATACATCGTGATGACGGTGGAAAGCTAGTTGGCAGCTTCTAACACAGTTAAACATCCATCTACCCTacgactcagcaattccactcctacccAAATCTGTCTGAGAAAAATGAGCACATATGTATACAAGGAACCTACCCGAGAGAAATGAGTACCTATGTATACAAGAAAACTTGTACAAAAATtatcataacagctttattcataaaggTTCCAAACTAGAAACAGCTCAAATCTCCATCAGcgggtgaatggatgaacaaattgcGGCCTATTCATATAAAGACGTGAACTACTGATACTGTAACAatttggatgaatctcagaaacattatgctgagtgaaagaaaccagatactATATCCTGTAGGATTCCTCTTACATGAAGGTCAAGAACAGGCGAAACTGATCCATGGGGATAGAGGTTAGAATAATGGTTACCTCAGGGTGGAAGACACTAACTGGCAGAGGGTACGAGGGACCTTTTTGGGGAGATGAAaacattctgtatcttgactTAAGTGCTGGTTATACTGATGTACATACAgcttaatgaatttaaaaattcatcagaCTGGCGCTTAAGCTACGTGCATTTCACTGTATGCCGATCCTGCTGCAATCTAAAAACTGGTTACCAGACAAAAAGGAGAACAAGTTCTGACTGGCGGATGAACATATTTTGGACAAACCTGGCAAGATAAAGAGAACAAGAGGCAAAGGCAGGGCCCTTCTAGGTGTGGGGAGCCACAGGAACCCCCGGGAGAGACAAAAGAGAAAACCCTAGTGCAGTCTGGGATGAGAAAGCTGGCGGCTCAGAGAGGGCAGGTAGGGGATCTCAGGTCACAAAGCAAGGAGGGCAATGGTGCTGGAAGGGACAGGAGGGTCTAAGTATTGTCctggggattaaatgaggtcatgctgACAAGTGCTTAGCCAGCACCTGGTGCCTGAGAGGGCTGGGCATGTCCTTGGAGACAGTGGCTCAAGACCGTTACAGCTGAGGACCCGCCCGACGACCCGCCCGCCCCAGGGTACTGGGCTGGCCGTGGTCAATCCCAGGTCAAAATCTTCACTGGGGGCTATCTGTTCTTGGGTTTTACTTCAGTATCTTGAAGACGGTTCTCCCTGAAATTTCAGGACAGACATTCAAGGGACAGAACAGCATATAGAGAAAGCCACTATTACACGTAAGAAGGTGAGAGacgaatatacatatatgtatacgcCCACATTTGCTGGTTTCATATGAGGGGGGAACAGGGTGGAAGGGACAGGAATGGTAGTGAGACCATACTCGTAATACAGTTTTGACTTAAACAGATATGTTTTGTATAagttaaaaaaaccaaattaaattttaaaaaatcatggttTTTCGCACTTCTGACCTgtatttcagttctaaaattttatccTACAGGTACACTCCCACAAGTGAGAAATGACATACAAATAAGGGTACCCACTGTCACACTGCTCATGAGagcaaaatggaaacaaccctaaATGGCCCCCCTCAGGGGCCGGCTAAATGTTAGTCCCTTCATGCAGTGGACATCATGCAGCAGTCACAAAGAATCAGGCAGCTCTTTATGGGCTGACACTGCAGGTGTGCCAAGACATGgtgctaagttaaaaaaaaaaaaagaatatagatacaGTATACTTCAACATGTGTAGGATATGCAAAAAGGTATACATAGtatacaaacaaatatatacGTGTTTGTTTATCAATCCCTAAAATATCTCTGGGAGAATACACAAGAAACTAGTAACAATGGTTGCCTCCAGAAAAGGCTACAGACCGAGTTACTGTTTATTACCTACCCTTTTGAATTCTGTACCATGTGAGTCAATTATGTATtcacataaattaataaaacacacacgcacaccctgCTTCTGCCTAGAACTGAGAGGAAGGGGGATTGGTCTCTGCCAGTCGGGGAGGGACGGCACAGGTGCCTGGAGCCAGCCTTCCCAGCTGGTGTGGAAGGGAGCAGTGGGGTGAGGACCTTGAATTCACCTCTTTCCTGTAACAAGTGGATAGCTGAGGAATTTCTTTTTAAGCAGAAAGATGTGTGACCCCAGGACACTAAATGATCAGTGAGAGAAGGAGGTACACGGGAACCCGAGAGTACGGAGGATGGAGCGAGGGCTCTGTGGTGGGCAGATCTAGCTAGAATCCCAGGAATGCCCCAGGGGACTCAGGTGAGCAGAGCAAGCAACTCCATCTCTCTAAGCCTAGGTTTCTTTATCAGTAAAACGGGAAGAGAGAATTAAATAATGTAAGACCcctccctggcacacagtagatatGGACCAAGCACGCACCTGTTTATAGCCTCGGAGGCTGGCACAGGGCATATCTTCAACCCACACACAGAGAAAGGGCTGGCACATACAGGTAGAGTTTAACAATGAGAAAGCAAGTGCTCATGTAACCAGCACTGAGGTCAAAGACTGAAACACTGTCATCAGTCCAGAAGCCTCTGCATGTTCTTTCCTGATTCAATTCTCTCCCCTTCTCAGAGGTGACCCTCTTCCTGACGTGTaacaatgcaataaaataattttaaattaatagcaggaccttttaaatttttaataaaaaaaattttactacacacacacccctaaataCTATATAATTCAGTTCTGCCTCTTTTTGGactttatagaaatggaatcacactGTACATATTATTATGTGTCTAGCATCATTTGCTTAACGTTATGTTTTTAAGATAATTGCAAGGAGCTGTAGATTGTTCATTTACCTTGCTAAGCAGTATGAATATCGACAATATTGATAATTCATTCCACTGTTGACTGTTTCCAGTTTAGGACTGTTACAGACAATACTGCTGGTGACATTTTTGCATGTGTCTGGACGTACCCAACCCTATGATTGTAACTGCTGGGTCACGCGGCATGCCTATCTTCAATTTTACTAAAtcctatttttccaaagagaggCGGCTCAGGATTCATCTACCAGCCTTTTTCAGTACACC harbors:
- the NT5C gene encoding 5'(3')-deoxyribonucleotidase, cytosolic type, with translation MALQMAARRGRPVRVLVDMDGVLADFEAGLLRGFRRSFPREPYVPLQERRGFLAREQYRALRPDLADKVASVYEAPGFFLDLEPIPGALEAMREMNDMQDTEVFICTSPLMKYDHCVHEKYRWVEKHLGPQFVERIILTRDKTVVLGDLLIDDKDTIQGQEETPSWEHILFTCCHNQHLALPPPRRRLLSWRDNWKEILDSKRGALQRDRTGLGPPQE